In one window of Corallococcus macrosporus DNA:
- a CDS encoding EVE domain-containing protein, whose amino-acid sequence MATPRYWLIKSEPSVYAYAKLEEDGRTEWTGVRNFEARNNLRAMTPGDLCLYYHSNEDKAVVGVACVLSKPGPDPTAPGEDWASVDVGPVVAFTTPVTLATIKATPALKDFPLLTRSRLSVTPTPVEHFELVLKMGKTKLPKTAAAKTKPKAKPRARP is encoded by the coding sequence ATGGCGACTCCGCGGTACTGGTTGATCAAGAGCGAGCCCTCCGTCTACGCGTACGCGAAGCTGGAGGAGGACGGCAGGACGGAGTGGACGGGCGTGCGCAACTTCGAGGCGCGCAACAACCTCAGGGCCATGACGCCCGGGGACCTGTGCCTCTACTACCACTCCAATGAGGACAAGGCCGTCGTCGGCGTGGCGTGCGTCCTCTCCAAGCCGGGCCCGGACCCCACCGCTCCCGGTGAGGACTGGGCCTCCGTGGACGTGGGCCCCGTGGTCGCCTTCACCACGCCGGTGACGCTCGCCACCATCAAGGCCACGCCCGCGCTCAAGGACTTCCCGCTGCTCACCCGCAGCCGCCTCAGCGTGACGCCCACCCCCGTGGAACACTTCGAGCTCGTCCTTAAGATGGGCAAGACGAAGCTTCCCAAGACGGCCGCGGCCAAAACCAAACCGAAGGCCAAGCCCCGAGCCCGCCCATGA
- a CDS encoding WD40 repeat domain-containing protein gives MFSHDSRFAAAVVTDHEQEQAFLYLWDLTTDRHPWILPLGFAFAESVAFHPTRPLLVAGGIHEMVVVDVNERRELKRLNDVHHYASNLDFSPDGQLLVSSADGRGFVLHDFETGGLLFSHSDDNDEQTSDAVFSPDGRFIAWAQGDGTVGLWGID, from the coding sequence GTGTTCTCCCACGACTCACGATTTGCAGCCGCGGTGGTCACCGACCATGAGCAGGAACAGGCGTTTCTCTACCTCTGGGACCTGACGACGGACCGCCATCCGTGGATTCTTCCCCTCGGGTTTGCCTTCGCGGAGAGCGTTGCATTTCATCCCACGCGACCGCTGCTCGTCGCGGGAGGCATCCACGAGATGGTGGTGGTGGATGTGAATGAGCGTCGCGAGCTGAAGAGGCTCAACGACGTCCACCACTACGCGAGCAACCTCGACTTCAGCCCGGACGGGCAATTGCTCGTTTCGTCCGCTGACGGTCGCGGCTTCGTGCTGCACGACTTCGAAACGGGTGGATTGCTGTTCAGCCACTCGGACGATAACGACGAGCAAACGAGTGACGCTGTCTTCTCACCCGATGGCCGCTTCATTGCCTGGGCCCAGGGAGACGGAACCGTGGGGCTCTGGGGCATAGACTGA
- a CDS encoding DUF4291 domain-containing protein, which translates to MSAAREVRADFDRATIVMYQAYSDAIADVAVKQQKFGPPFSVGRMTWIKPSLLWLMHRSNFGRKSGQERTLAVRIKRSGWEEALGSAVLTGYEPKAHGSPDAWRKAFESAPVHVQWDPERTLRGAGLPHDSIQVGLSRAVIQRFVDDWTVSITDLTPLVQKLRKHLDDGRADQATRLLPKESVYPVPPELARRLGM; encoded by the coding sequence ATGAGCGCAGCCCGCGAAGTCCGCGCCGACTTCGACCGAGCCACCATCGTGATGTACCAGGCCTACTCCGACGCCATCGCGGACGTGGCCGTGAAGCAGCAGAAGTTCGGCCCGCCGTTCTCCGTGGGCCGGATGACGTGGATCAAACCCAGCCTCCTGTGGCTCATGCACCGTTCCAACTTCGGACGGAAGAGCGGCCAGGAGCGCACGCTCGCGGTCCGCATCAAGCGCTCCGGCTGGGAGGAGGCGCTGGGTTCGGCGGTCCTCACCGGCTACGAGCCAAAGGCCCACGGCTCCCCGGACGCGTGGCGCAAGGCCTTCGAGTCCGCGCCCGTCCACGTCCAGTGGGACCCGGAGCGCACGCTGCGCGGCGCGGGCCTGCCCCACGACAGCATCCAGGTGGGCCTGAGCCGCGCCGTCATCCAGCGCTTCGTGGACGACTGGACCGTCTCCATCACCGACCTCACGCCCCTGGTCCAGAAACTGCGCAAGCACCTGGACGACGGCCGCGCGGACCAAGCCACGCGCCTCCTGCCGAAGGAGTCCGTCTACCCGGTGCCCCCGGAGCTCGCCCGGCGCCTGGGAATGTGA
- the pheA gene encoding prephenate dehydratase: protein MADAAPRRIAFQGERGAYGDEATGAFFGASVTRIPCPTFRDVFEAVARGSVDGGVVPMESALAGPVAEVVDLLLEFTPPIAGELRLRVRHCLLAPPGRTLEGLTRALSHPQALAQCGAWLRKHHLQPVPEANTAVAARRVAQEALEGTAAIASRTAAELYGLTVLAEDIADSPDNATRFLAVGTAVPPNLGPRWKTSLVLTLDNGPGALAGVLSAFASQGVNVARLESRPGGVRAWDYRWCLDVDGAEDSAPVKSALSQARSLCTSLQVLGSYAISG from the coding sequence ATGGCTGACGCCGCCCCCCGCCGCATCGCCTTCCAGGGCGAGCGCGGCGCGTACGGCGACGAGGCCACGGGCGCCTTCTTCGGCGCCTCGGTGACGCGCATCCCCTGCCCCACCTTCCGCGACGTCTTCGAGGCCGTGGCCCGGGGCTCGGTGGACGGCGGCGTCGTCCCCATGGAGAGCGCGCTCGCGGGGCCGGTAGCGGAGGTGGTGGACCTGCTGCTGGAGTTCACCCCGCCCATCGCCGGTGAGCTGCGCCTGCGCGTGCGCCACTGCCTGCTCGCGCCGCCGGGCCGCACGCTGGAAGGGCTCACGCGCGCGCTGTCCCATCCGCAAGCGCTGGCGCAGTGCGGAGCCTGGCTGCGCAAGCACCACCTCCAGCCCGTGCCCGAAGCGAACACCGCCGTCGCCGCGCGGCGCGTGGCACAGGAGGCGCTGGAAGGCACGGCGGCCATCGCCAGCCGGACCGCGGCGGAGCTCTACGGCCTCACGGTGCTGGCGGAGGACATCGCGGACTCGCCGGACAACGCCACGCGCTTCCTCGCGGTGGGCACGGCCGTGCCGCCGAACCTGGGCCCGCGCTGGAAGACGTCGCTGGTGCTCACGCTCGACAACGGCCCCGGCGCGCTCGCGGGCGTGCTCTCCGCCTTCGCCTCGCAGGGGGTGAACGTCGCGCGGCTGGAGTCGCGGCCCGGCGGCGTGCGCGCCTGGGACTACCGCTGGTGCCTGGACGTGGACGGCGCGGAGGACTCCGCGCCGGTGAAGTCTGCCCTGTCCCAGGCCCGGAGCCTGTGCACGTCGCTCCAGGTCCTGGGCAGCTACGCCATCAGCGGCTGA
- a CDS encoding RHS repeat-associated core domain-containing protein — translation MFASRDGWKGTDGTHARCSSFGAPPPALGANNSGHWDAEEFWQGNSLYIPGEGDQQLLRRSPDNTLAPGPVDNYPIVTSKFWSVSCLPTLATSSMLGEGFLVTSPDGTRYRFDQLVTYRAKSLSKPDGFFRVAAQPYLDRAEVWLLPTLITDRFGNTVQYTYDPANPENVTTISASDGRVLRLSYGNASSPKVISSVTDGVRTWTYSYRSTSQGVPDLNQVTLPDGTSWQFSGTDPLFQELLYLGGPSCEYPANLNSYVVAGTMRHPSGASGSFTLTPTTHGRSNVYKQCWNYPDGSNFALVPRYFYTYALTRKDISGPGLSNMAWTYDYGPTNASWEPCGAGCPSIKIVTVTDPRSERTRYIFGNSYNVSEGQLQRVDTGWNGTTALSTRTLRYRAPDAGPYPSRAGTASYNLGDGDLLARYMPVDAQAVTQQGETFLWTANSFDTLVRPTSVTRSSSLGYSRTETTTYSDNLPKWVLGQVATVTEGSTGKVMESNTYDATTATLATVSRFGALEQTLTYYPDGTLATRKDGRNNTTTYSNYKAGLPRNTSHPTGTSESAVINGIGQITSTTDAAGFTTGYGYDAVGRLNLIAYPAGDSVSWNATSMVLEPVGFAEYGLPAGHWRQTVSTGNARTVTYLDALLRPLLTRTFDAANEAGTRRMVLRRFDINGRPTFESYAQRTLNDVSETPAGTSTAYDALGRVTSLTLASELGNLTTTTQYLDGFVRRVTSARSQVTDTRFWALDQPSEGAPATIVQPYGLTTTFTRNVFGQTTGFTRGVDGVFSTRTYAYDANQRLCKTIEPETGSTVQTYDAAGNVAWRATGLSLPSTSTCDSASVPAARKVTYGYDALNRVTSTVFGDASPSITQTYTADGLPLTNTSNGAVWTNTYNRRRLLEEERLTYGGKTYFINRAYDANASLARLTYPDTARTAITYSPNALGEPTLVSYYANDITYHPNGAIAGFVYANGLVHTMTQNTRGLPRQVSDTSVLNDVYSYDENGNVIGIADQQQGVSTRNMAYDGLDRLYSVSAPNLWGTVTYSNDALDNVISTTVTAGATARTSAHNIDYARNRLSSVSGNAAPYSFSYGYDSNGNITQRGGQTYTFDLANRMTSATGKATYSYDGRGRRIQIVKTDGSNQTQLQLYTQDGQLLYGTTTVGASAPVESKYVYLNGTLLADIGVSYIHTDGLGSVVARTDSARTIQNRTYYEPYGLTHSGAQPTIGFAGHVNDSATGLTYMQQRYYDPVAGRFLSIDPVTMDANTGVNFNRYNYANNSPYKYIDPDGRFWVPVAMAVVSMGIEVGSQMFSNRSSPTAKLEAGPIVVAGVSSVAMGGVGGKLAQMALRGEITAAAAVSYTRAAGGIAGMGGAAAGTVGSPKSPDIKSTLIGGLTGYLGGAVGGKIDNAFGSVLTKLSGTLETSHLATTTISSVTGNTPVKLGTNIGMEATKVAADVVTNGGGKEIEKRMPD, via the coding sequence GTGTTCGCCAGCCGGGATGGCTGGAAGGGCACCGACGGAACCCATGCGCGTTGCAGCAGCTTCGGCGCGCCGCCGCCGGCCCTGGGCGCCAACAACTCCGGCCATTGGGATGCGGAGGAGTTCTGGCAGGGCAACTCCCTCTACATTCCCGGCGAGGGCGACCAGCAATTGCTGCGGCGCAGCCCCGACAACACCCTCGCGCCGGGCCCCGTCGACAACTATCCGATCGTCACCAGCAAGTTCTGGTCGGTCAGCTGCCTGCCGACCCTGGCCACCAGCTCCATGCTGGGAGAAGGGTTCCTGGTCACTTCACCGGATGGGACGCGGTATCGCTTCGACCAGCTCGTGACCTACCGCGCGAAATCGCTGAGCAAGCCCGACGGCTTCTTCCGCGTCGCCGCCCAGCCCTATCTCGACCGCGCGGAGGTGTGGCTGCTTCCCACGCTCATCACCGATCGCTTCGGCAACACGGTGCAATACACCTACGACCCCGCCAATCCCGAGAATGTCACGACGATCAGCGCGAGCGACGGGCGCGTGCTCCGGCTGTCGTATGGCAATGCCAGCAGCCCCAAGGTCATCTCCTCCGTCACGGATGGGGTCCGCACCTGGACGTACAGCTATCGCTCGACGAGCCAGGGCGTCCCCGACCTGAACCAGGTGACCCTCCCGGATGGGACCAGCTGGCAGTTCAGCGGCACGGACCCGCTGTTCCAGGAACTGCTCTACCTGGGCGGCCCCAGTTGCGAGTACCCGGCGAACCTCAATTCCTACGTCGTCGCCGGCACCATGCGTCACCCGTCGGGCGCGAGCGGCAGCTTCACGCTGACGCCCACCACGCATGGCCGTTCGAACGTGTACAAGCAATGTTGGAACTACCCGGACGGGTCCAACTTCGCGTTGGTGCCGCGCTATTTCTATACCTATGCGCTGACCCGCAAGGACATCTCCGGCCCGGGGCTGAGCAACATGGCCTGGACCTATGACTATGGCCCGACCAATGCCAGCTGGGAGCCCTGCGGCGCTGGCTGCCCGTCCATCAAGATCGTGACGGTGACCGACCCCCGCAGTGAGCGGACGCGGTACATCTTTGGCAACAGCTACAACGTGTCGGAAGGCCAGCTACAGCGAGTGGACACCGGCTGGAACGGCACGACCGCGCTGAGCACCCGGACCCTCCGTTACCGCGCGCCGGACGCAGGGCCCTATCCCTCGCGCGCGGGCACCGCCAGCTACAACCTGGGTGACGGCGACCTGCTCGCCCGCTACATGCCGGTGGACGCGCAGGCCGTGACCCAGCAGGGCGAGACGTTCCTGTGGACCGCGAACAGCTTCGACACGCTCGTGCGGCCCACATCGGTGACCCGCTCCAGCAGCCTGGGCTACAGCCGCACCGAGACGACGACCTACAGCGACAACCTGCCGAAGTGGGTGCTGGGACAGGTCGCCACCGTGACCGAGGGCAGCACGGGCAAGGTGATGGAGTCGAACACCTATGACGCGACCACCGCGACGCTGGCGACGGTCAGCCGGTTCGGCGCCCTGGAACAGACGCTGACGTATTACCCGGACGGCACGCTGGCGACCCGCAAGGACGGCCGGAACAACACGACCACGTATTCGAACTACAAGGCCGGCCTGCCGCGGAACACCAGCCATCCCACGGGCACCAGCGAGAGCGCGGTCATCAACGGCATCGGGCAGATCACCTCCACGACCGACGCCGCGGGCTTCACGACCGGCTACGGCTACGACGCAGTGGGCCGGCTCAACCTCATCGCGTATCCCGCCGGGGACTCGGTGTCCTGGAACGCCACCTCGATGGTACTGGAGCCCGTCGGCTTCGCCGAGTACGGCCTGCCCGCCGGACACTGGCGCCAGACGGTCTCCACGGGCAACGCGCGCACGGTCACGTACCTGGATGCCCTGCTGCGTCCGCTGCTGACACGCACCTTCGACGCCGCCAACGAGGCGGGCACGCGCCGCATGGTCCTGCGACGCTTCGACATCAACGGCAGACCCACCTTCGAGTCCTACGCGCAACGCACCCTCAACGACGTCAGTGAGACCCCCGCCGGCACCAGCACCGCCTACGATGCGCTGGGCCGTGTCACCAGCCTCACCCTCGCGAGCGAGCTGGGCAACCTGACGACGACAACCCAGTATCTGGATGGCTTCGTGCGGCGCGTGACCAGTGCCCGCAGTCAGGTGACCGACACCCGCTTCTGGGCACTGGACCAGCCCTCCGAGGGAGCGCCGGCCACCATCGTCCAGCCGTATGGCCTGACGACGACCTTCACGCGCAACGTGTTCGGGCAGACGACGGGTTTCACGCGCGGCGTCGACGGCGTCTTCTCCACGCGCACCTACGCCTATGACGCGAACCAGCGCCTGTGCAAGACCATCGAGCCCGAGACCGGCTCCACCGTGCAGACGTACGACGCGGCGGGCAACGTCGCCTGGCGCGCCACCGGACTGTCTCTTCCGTCGACGAGCACCTGTGACAGCGCCAGCGTCCCAGCGGCCCGGAAGGTCACGTATGGCTATGACGCGTTGAACCGCGTGACGAGCACGGTCTTCGGAGACGCCAGCCCATCCATCACGCAGACCTATACGGCGGACGGTCTGCCGCTGACGAACACGTCCAATGGCGCGGTCTGGACCAACACCTACAACCGCAGGCGGCTGCTGGAGGAGGAGCGGCTCACCTACGGCGGCAAGACGTACTTCATCAACCGCGCCTATGACGCCAACGCGTCGCTGGCCAGGCTGACCTATCCGGACACGGCGCGCACGGCCATCACGTATAGCCCCAACGCCCTGGGTGAGCCGACCCTGGTGAGCTACTACGCCAACGACATCACCTATCACCCCAACGGGGCCATCGCCGGGTTCGTCTACGCCAACGGGCTCGTCCATACGATGACGCAGAACACGCGCGGCCTGCCCCGCCAGGTCAGCGACACCAGCGTGCTCAACGACGTCTACAGCTACGACGAGAACGGCAACGTCATTGGCATCGCGGACCAGCAGCAGGGCGTGAGCACGCGCAACATGGCCTATGACGGGCTCGATCGCCTCTACAGCGTCAGTGCGCCGAACCTGTGGGGCACGGTCACGTATAGCAACGACGCGCTCGACAACGTCATCTCGACCACGGTGACCGCGGGAGCCACGGCACGCACGAGCGCGCACAACATCGACTACGCGCGGAACCGCTTGAGCAGCGTGTCTGGCAATGCCGCGCCGTACAGCTTCAGCTACGGCTACGACAGCAACGGCAACATCACGCAGCGCGGTGGCCAGACGTATACGTTCGACCTGGCCAACCGCATGACGTCCGCCACCGGGAAGGCGACGTATTCGTACGATGGACGGGGCCGGCGCATCCAGATCGTCAAGACGGATGGCAGCAACCAGACGCAGCTCCAGCTCTACACGCAGGACGGCCAGCTGCTCTACGGGACCACGACGGTGGGAGCTTCAGCGCCCGTGGAGAGCAAGTACGTGTATTTGAACGGCACGCTCCTGGCGGACATCGGCGTGTCGTACATCCACACGGATGGCCTGGGCAGCGTGGTGGCGCGGACGGACTCGGCGCGCACGATCCAGAACCGCACCTATTACGAGCCGTATGGCCTGACACATTCCGGGGCTCAGCCCACGATTGGATTCGCGGGGCACGTGAACGACAGCGCGACCGGCCTGACGTACATGCAGCAGCGGTATTACGACCCGGTGGCGGGGCGGTTCTTGAGCATCGATCCGGTGACGATGGATGCGAACACCGGCGTCAACTTCAATCGTTACAACTACGCGAACAACAGCCCATACAAGTACATCGATCCGGATGGCCGGTTCTGGGTGCCCGTAGCAATGGCGGTCGTCTCGATGGGCATTGAAGTTGGCAGCCAGATGTTCAGCAACAGGAGCAGTCCGACCGCGAAACTGGAGGCCGGGCCGATTGTGGTTGCGGGCGTTAGCAGTGTGGCCATGGGGGGCGTCGGAGGAAAGCTTGCGCAAATGGCGCTCCGGGGCGAGATCACAGCCGCGGCCGCTGTCTCCTATACGAGGGCAGCCGGGGGAATCGCGGGCATGGGCGGCGCCGCCGCGGGAACCGTGGGGAGCCCCAAATCCCCCGACATCAAGAGCACGTTGATAGGCGGGCTGACCGGTTACCTGGGGGGAGCCGTCGGAGGGAAGATTGATAACGCGTTTGGAAGCGTATTGACGAAGCTGTCAGGCACCCTCGAAACCAGTCATCTGGCGACGACCACCATTTCATCGGTTACCGGCAACACGCCCGTGAAGCTCGGCACCAACATCGGGATGGAGGCGACGAAGGTGGCGGCGGATGTCGTCACGAATGGCGGAGGGAAGGAAATCGAGAAGCGCATGCCCGATTGA
- the pheA gene encoding prephenate dehydratase, giving the protein MADIPNLETLRGQIERIDEDILDALQRRMALADDVARAKLVTAWPFRDPQREDLLLRKLRGRAAERGLDPHEVERLYRVILDMSVARQQALVTRLDTTPLRVGYLGVEGSYSHLAARQRYGHRPGGVLLTGFDSARQAVEALKRGEQDLLLLPIENTTAGSMNETYDVLAAGDAVITGEVVSQVDHRLLGVKGAKLEDLREVLSHPQALAQCEDFLRTHVPGARAVLGPDTAVAAQMVADRNDPTVAAIASESAASRFGLVVLASDLQPGSDFTRFVEVARQPTPLAPDVPCKTSLLVVLEHRPGALGQVLQRLTQRGVNLSKLESRPIPGAPWQYRFYLDVEGHAASAAVTAALDDLRPLTSSLRVLGTYPRAEPLDG; this is encoded by the coding sequence ATGGCGGACATCCCCAACCTGGAGACCCTGCGGGGGCAAATCGAACGCATCGACGAGGACATCCTCGATGCGCTCCAGCGGCGCATGGCCCTGGCCGACGACGTGGCGCGCGCCAAGCTGGTGACGGCCTGGCCCTTCCGGGACCCGCAGCGCGAGGACCTGCTCCTGCGCAAGCTGCGCGGCCGGGCAGCCGAGCGCGGCCTGGATCCACACGAGGTCGAACGCCTCTATCGCGTCATCCTGGACATGTCCGTGGCCCGGCAGCAGGCGCTCGTGACCCGGCTGGACACCACGCCCCTGCGCGTGGGCTACCTGGGCGTCGAGGGCTCTTACAGCCACCTGGCCGCCCGCCAGCGCTACGGCCACCGTCCGGGCGGCGTGCTCCTCACCGGCTTCGACAGCGCCCGGCAGGCCGTGGAGGCCCTGAAGCGCGGCGAGCAGGACCTGCTGCTGCTGCCCATCGAGAACACCACCGCCGGCAGCATGAACGAGACGTACGACGTGCTCGCCGCGGGCGACGCCGTCATCACCGGCGAAGTCGTGAGCCAGGTGGACCACCGGCTGCTGGGCGTGAAGGGCGCGAAGCTGGAGGACCTGCGCGAGGTGCTGTCGCATCCGCAGGCGCTGGCGCAATGCGAGGACTTCCTGCGCACGCACGTGCCCGGTGCCCGCGCCGTGCTGGGGCCGGACACCGCCGTCGCCGCGCAGATGGTCGCGGACCGCAACGACCCCACCGTGGCCGCCATCGCCAGCGAGTCCGCCGCCAGCCGCTTTGGGCTCGTGGTGCTCGCCAGCGACCTGCAGCCCGGCTCGGACTTCACGCGCTTCGTGGAGGTGGCGCGCCAGCCCACGCCGCTCGCGCCGGACGTGCCGTGCAAGACGTCGCTGCTCGTCGTGCTGGAGCACCGCCCGGGCGCGCTGGGCCAGGTGCTCCAGCGGCTCACGCAGCGCGGGGTGAACCTCTCCAAGCTGGAGTCGCGCCCCATCCCGGGCGCGCCGTGGCAATACCGCTTCTACCTGGACGTGGAGGGCCACGCCGCGTCCGCCGCCGTGACGGCCGCGCTGGACGACCTGCGTCCGCTCACGTCGTCGCTGCGCGTGCTGGGCACGTACCCGCGAGCGGAGCCACTCGATGGCTGA